A window of Aphelocoma coerulescens isolate FSJ_1873_10779 chromosome W unlocalized genomic scaffold, UR_Acoe_1.0 ChrW_unloc_scaf_3, whole genome shotgun sequence contains these coding sequences:
- the LOC138102858 gene encoding deoxyuridine 5'-triphosphate nucleotidohydrolase-like: MPPCGKQRAQHGGVSRQDRNERPKEPRVECNPGGFLHQNQPATQGSLGVDVATSIEVTLTDRQVTLIPTTAKGPLSSDGPHLGGLLVGRSSTSWQGVVVLPGVIDADYTGEIKIMAYALQPPVTIPQGSCIAQIVPILLMTNGGTSNNHVRGDLRFGSSGFDVFWTLNLA; the protein is encoded by the coding sequence ATGCCGCCATGTGGGAAACAGCGAGCGCAGCATGGTGGGGTCTCACGCCAAGACAGAAATGAGCGCCCCAAAGAGCCACGAGTTGAGTGCAACCCCGGTGGTTTCCTTCACCAGAACCAGCCAGCCACCCAAGGGAGCCTCGGAGTGGACGTGGCAACCTCAATAGAAGTCACGCTGACGGACCGCCAGGTCACCCTGATCCCGACCACAGCCAAGGGCCCCCTGTCATCAGACGGTCCTCATTTGGGTGGCCTACTTGTGGGGCGGTCATCAACCAGCTGGCAGGGAGTAGTAGTGCTCCCTGGAGTCATCGACGCCGACTACACCGGCGAAATTAAGATCATGGCTTACGCGCTGCAACCACCCGTGACTATCCCGCAGGGCAGTTGCATAGCCCAAATCGTCCCCATTCTCCTAATGACCAATGGGGGGACCAGCAACAACCATGTCCGCGGAGACCTCCGTTTTGGGTCCTCTGGATTCGATGTGTTTTGGACATTGAACCTGGCCTAG